A part of Bacteroidota bacterium genomic DNA contains:
- a CDS encoding TonB-dependent receptor, which yields MKFKIIYLFIVTILCVPMVAQNISGHIMTNDESGNMIGLPGANIVWLNTTNGTVSAEDGSFTLAKTNAAQIYFVVSFVGYQNDTLDARSNTKFHIMLQPSTDLNTVEVEGSASGKVANTTNPINTETLNKKELLKAACCNLSESFETNNTVDAEFSDAITGAKTIKLLGLDGVYSQIMVENMPNVRGLASSYGLTYIPGPWLESIQITKGPGSVVNGYEGITGAINAELKKPFDIDEERALINLYASNSGRYEANVIYKHLFNEKWSTALFAHTSQLQTKLDHNTDGFLDAPLNSTYAVMNKWNYFSGKKHEAQFGVKYVSSDLTGGQLNYDKQMEPGVNNGYGVNVNINRFEAFMKNGFVFTRPNTSIGTIINFASHQQNSLFGLNEYSGNEIYASANFIFETYLKNTNNTIKTGLSYLYNNFDETFQGIDYLREESVPGVFAEYQYKPSDKLSVLVGARADYHNLYGTFLTPRVHFKYNAFKATTFRASIGKGYRTANVFAENTALLTSNRALQISSNLLPEEGWNYGITIIQPFELNHNEGTLTFDVYRTDFVNQIVVDIDASADSIYIYNLKGDSYSNVIQAELNYTVFKNFDLRTAYKFTDAKETYHGELLEVPLTFKHRGLVNLSYNWKRAGVLFDATAQLYGSSRLPDLSENHAAHDIGTSSPAYALYLGQITKQFDKIEVYIGSENIGNYTQHHPIIGATDPFGADFDASVIYAPLMERKFYGGIRIIFN from the coding sequence ATGAAATTTAAAATAATTTATTTATTTATCGTCACTATTTTATGTGTTCCGATGGTTGCTCAAAACATCAGCGGCCATATCATGACAAACGATGAAAGTGGCAATATGATTGGCCTTCCGGGTGCTAATATTGTCTGGTTAAATACTACAAACGGAACAGTAAGTGCCGAAGACGGGTCGTTTACTTTAGCAAAAACAAATGCTGCTCAAATATATTTTGTAGTGAGTTTTGTTGGTTATCAAAACGATACACTTGATGCCAGATCAAACACTAAATTTCACATTATGCTTCAACCTTCAACTGATTTAAATACTGTTGAAGTGGAGGGTTCAGCTTCAGGAAAAGTTGCAAATACAACAAATCCGATAAATACGGAAACATTAAACAAAAAGGAATTATTAAAAGCAGCCTGTTGTAATTTAAGTGAAAGTTTTGAAACAAATAATACCGTTGATGCGGAATTCAGTGATGCCATAACCGGTGCTAAAACAATTAAATTGTTGGGACTGGATGGTGTTTATTCGCAAATAATGGTAGAAAATATGCCGAATGTGCGTGGTTTGGCTTCATCTTATGGTTTAACCTATATACCCGGTCCCTGGTTGGAAAGTATCCAAATTACTAAAGGCCCGGGCTCCGTTGTGAATGGTTATGAAGGTATCACCGGTGCAATAAATGCCGAGCTTAAAAAACCATTTGACATTGATGAGGAACGTGCCTTAATTAATTTATACGCAAGTAATTCAGGCCGGTACGAAGCGAATGTTATATACAAACATTTATTTAATGAAAAATGGTCAACGGCATTATTTGCACATACCAGTCAACTCCAGACGAAACTGGACCATAATACCGATGGATTTCTAGATGCTCCATTAAATTCAACCTATGCAGTGATGAATAAATGGAACTACTTTTCAGGTAAAAAACATGAAGCGCAGTTTGGTGTTAAATATGTTTCATCTGACCTTACGGGTGGACAATTAAATTACGATAAACAAATGGAACCGGGCGTTAATAATGGTTACGGTGTTAACGTTAACATCAATCGCTTCGAAGCATTTATGAAAAACGGTTTTGTATTTACACGCCCAAATACTTCAATTGGTACTATAATTAATTTTGCAAGCCACCAGCAAAATAGTTTATTTGGATTAAATGAATATTCCGGGAACGAAATATATGCATCAGCAAATTTTATTTTCGAAACATACCTAAAAAATACAAACAATACGATTAAAACCGGATTGAGCTATTTGTATAATAATTTTGATGAAACCTTTCAGGGTATTGATTATTTGCGGGAAGAATCTGTTCCGGGTGTATTTGCAGAATATCAATATAAACCTTCCGATAAATTAAGTGTTTTGGTTGGCGCCCGTGCCGATTATCATAATTTATACGGCACATTTTTAACACCAAGAGTACATTTTAAATATAATGCGTTTAAGGCAACAACGTTTAGAGCATCAATAGGTAAAGGATATAGAACTGCAAATGTGTTTGCAGAAAATACCGCTTTGTTAACAAGTAACAGGGCGTTGCAAATCAGTTCAAATTTATTACCTGAAGAAGGTTGGAATTATGGTATTACAATTATTCAACCTTTCGAATTAAATCACAACGAGGGAACACTCACATTTGATGTTTACAGAACTGATTTTGTTAATCAGATTGTTGTTGATATAGATGCAAGCGCCGATTCCATTTATATTTATAATTTAAAAGGTGATTCCTATAGTAACGTGATTCAGGCAGAATTAAATTATACCGTATTCAAAAATTTTGATTTGCGCACTGCATATAAATTTACCGATGCAAAAGAAACTTACCATGGCGAATTGCTTGAAGTGCCATTAACATTTAAACACAGAGGATTGGTAAACTTAAGTTACAATTGGAAAAGAGCAGGTGTTTTATTTGATGCTACTGCTCAATTGTATGGTTCCAGCCGTTTACCTGATTTAAGTGAAAACCATGCGGCGCATGATATCGGGACAAGCTCGCCTGCGTATGCTTTGTATTTGGGTCAGATAACGAAACAATTTGATAAAATTGAAGTGTATATCGGGTCTGAGAATATTGGTAATTACACACAACATCATCCCATTATTGGCGCAACTGACCCTTTTGGAGCAGATTTTGATGCATCTGTGATATATGCTCCACTAATGGAAAGAAAATTTTATGGAGGAATTCGAATAATATTTAATTAA
- a CDS encoding c-type cytochrome encodes MDPELISDEGWVYDPTPYIALQPMGIPPLPASVDNPLTVQGVQLGQKLFYDPILSADSSLSCSSCHSVKHAFSDTTQFSIGIDGLPGKRNAMPIFNLGYQPYDNGFFWDGRATTLEDQAVMPIQDPLEMHEILPNVVIKVSRSDFYPQLFYEAFGEKTITSDLVGKALSQFVKSALSGNSKYDKVVAGMGFLTDQEVLGFELFNSLEGGDCFHCHGYNGGLFSDYQYRNNGIDLVSHFTEFPDPGYGAITGDTSDYGKFKTPTLRNIALTAPYMHDGRFATLEEVLDYYSEQVNDTPFTDNFMQFAFQGGVQLTEDEKAAIIAFLKTLTDETFEDNPAYNNPF; translated from the coding sequence GTGGATCCGGAACTAATAAGCGACGAAGGCTGGGTTTACGACCCTACGCCTTATATAGCCCTGCAACCTATGGGTATTCCGCCATTACCGGCATCTGTAGACAATCCGCTAACCGTACAAGGTGTTCAATTAGGTCAGAAATTATTTTACGACCCTATTTTATCAGCTGATAGTTCCTTGTCCTGCTCGAGTTGCCATAGTGTGAAACATGCATTTTCTGATACCACCCAATTTAGCATAGGTATTGATGGCTTGCCGGGAAAACGAAATGCCATGCCTATATTTAATTTGGGTTATCAGCCATACGATAATGGATTTTTTTGGGATGGACGTGCAACAACTTTAGAAGATCAGGCCGTAATGCCAATTCAGGATCCACTTGAAATGCATGAAATTTTACCTAATGTGGTTATAAAAGTATCACGCAGCGATTTTTATCCGCAACTTTTTTATGAGGCATTTGGAGAAAAAACAATTACGTCCGACTTAGTTGGAAAAGCACTATCACAATTTGTAAAATCTGCCCTCAGTGGAAATAGTAAATATGATAAAGTTGTAGCCGGAATGGGTTTTTTAACCGACCAGGAAGTATTAGGTTTTGAATTATTTAATTCCTTAGAAGGTGGCGATTGTTTTCATTGTCACGGTTACAATGGTGGTTTATTTTCCGATTACCAATATCGCAATAATGGTATTGACCTCGTTTCGCATTTCACAGAATTCCCAGACCCCGGATATGGGGCAATAACAGGTGATACATCTGATTACGGTAAATTTAAAACACCAACATTACGCAACATTGCATTAACCGCACCATATATGCACGACGGGCGTTTTGCGACTTTGGAAGAGGTTTTGGATTACTACTCTGAGCAGGTAAATGATACGCCGTTTACAGATAATTTTATGCAGTTTGCATTTCAGGGTGGTGTTCAATTAACTGAAGATGAAAAGGCTGCAATAATTGCTTTTCTAAAAACATTAACGGATGAAACATTTGAAGATAATCCTGCTTATAATAATCCGTTTTAA
- a CDS encoding AAA family ATPase, protein MSKVTNLNNVLQYVKDAFIGKDEIVDLLGICLIARENAFLLGPPGTAKSAIVRMLSECIKDGQNFEYLLTRFTEPNEIFGPFDIRKLKEGELKTNTEGMMPEASMVFLDEIFNANSAILNSLLMALNERIFRRGKETKKLPALMFVGASNILPEDEALNALLDRFLIRIECDYVDTDLMEQVLVKGWQLENNELKIKPEITPAEIIELQQLSKKVNIAPIRKQYVDLVHNLRNTGIKVSDRRAVKVQNLIAASAVMCGREEAILSDLWVLKYIWDTEEQIEILSGIVDNVIDKSITDGAHPQALFNKAPHPEELMKEVILLKDKWSVEGLSFEEQNIIKDKLRYIQNRCNWIKNKEHKQYIENEIEQLWQTMLKTL, encoded by the coding sequence ATGAGCAAAGTAACCAATCTGAATAACGTATTACAATACGTAAAAGATGCTTTTATTGGAAAAGATGAAATAGTAGATTTATTGGGTATCTGTTTAATTGCCCGTGAAAATGCATTTTTACTAGGCCCTCCGGGTACTGCCAAGAGTGCTATTGTGCGTATGCTTTCCGAATGTATTAAGGACGGTCAGAATTTTGAATATTTATTAACCAGATTTACCGAACCTAACGAAATTTTTGGGCCTTTCGATATTCGTAAATTAAAGGAAGGTGAATTAAAAACCAACACCGAGGGGATGATGCCTGAAGCGTCGATGGTTTTTTTAGATGAAATATTTAATGCCAACAGCGCCATCTTAAATAGCCTGCTAATGGCGTTAAATGAACGAATTTTCAGAAGGGGGAAAGAAACTAAAAAGTTACCTGCCTTAATGTTTGTTGGCGCAAGTAATATTTTACCTGAGGATGAAGCATTAAATGCGCTACTCGATCGTTTTTTGATACGAATTGAGTGCGATTATGTGGATACCGATTTAATGGAACAGGTTTTAGTTAAAGGCTGGCAACTGGAAAACAATGAACTTAAAATTAAGCCGGAAATTACGCCTGCAGAAATTATTGAGTTACAGCAATTAAGCAAAAAAGTAAACATTGCTCCAATAAGAAAACAATATGTTGATTTAGTACATAATTTGAGAAATACCGGTATTAAAGTTTCTGACCGAAGAGCAGTGAAAGTGCAAAATCTAATAGCAGCGAGTGCAGTAATGTGTGGCCGCGAGGAAGCAATTTTATCGGATTTGTGGGTGTTAAAATATATATGGGATACGGAAGAGCAAATTGAAATTTTATCGGGTATCGTTGATAATGTTATAGATAAAAGTATAACCGACGGTGCACATCCGCAAGCGCTTTTTAATAAAGCACCTCACCCTGAAGAATTAATGAAAGAAGTAATTCTGTTAAAAGATAAATGGTCGGTTGAGGGATTATCATTTGAGGAGCAAAATATTATTAAAGACAAATTGCGCTATATTCAAAACAGATGTAACTGGATAAAAAACAAAGAGCATAAGCAATATATTGAAAATGAAATTGAGCAATTATGGCAAACAATGCTGAAAACATTATAA
- a CDS encoding cation transporter codes for MKIIITIISFFVITGSLSAQTGGKQYVEIKTSAQCGTCKAAIEKAVGSVEGVKTADLDLDSKVVAVKYDGDKTTAEAIKAAIIAIGYDADELPANPEAYDALHSCCKKE; via the coding sequence ATGAAAATAATAATAACAATAATCAGCTTCTTTGTAATTACGGGAAGCTTGTCAGCCCAAACCGGTGGCAAACAATACGTAGAAATTAAAACATCTGCACAGTGTGGAACATGCAAAGCGGCTATTGAAAAAGCGGTAGGCAGTGTAGAAGGTGTAAAAACTGCAGATCTTGATTTAGATTCAAAAGTAGTAGCCGTAAAATATGATGGTGATAAAACAACCGCAGAAGCTATTAAAGCAGCAATAATTGCAATAGGATATGATGCTGATGAACTTCCGGCCAACCCTGAAGCATATGATGCATTACATTCTTGTTGTAAGAAAGAGTAA
- a CDS encoding cytochrome-c peroxidase: MISFYGNRLLLFLIAGSLFFSCDTDPLINEKPVDYQLQIPTGFSVPVIPDDNILTYEKIALGKRLFYEKALSVDSSISCGSCHKQEYAFSDNIAISPGVENRLGFRNAPSLANIAWAPEMLMDGGNPSLETQVYVPIETHFEMDFNMVLLVERLSADQSYVDDFLSAFGTTPDPFGVTRALSAFERTIISGNSKFDQYYYHGNTAALNASEINGMNLFFSPGLNCSSCHTGYLFTNYTYQNNGYFSDYTADSGRARITLMHQDVGKFKVPSLRNIALTAPYMHNGIVPDLEAVINNYMAGGSGHENQSTLIHGFTLTPTEKTDLINFLKSLTDENFISNPELSE, from the coding sequence ATGATATCGTTTTATGGAAATAGATTATTGTTATTTTTAATTGCAGGTAGTTTATTTTTTTCTTGCGATACAGACCCTTTAATAAATGAAAAACCGGTTGATTATCAATTACAGATACCAACCGGTTTTTCTGTTCCTGTAATTCCTGATGATAATATTTTAACTTATGAAAAAATTGCGCTTGGTAAACGATTATTTTATGAAAAAGCGCTTTCTGTAGATTCATCCATTTCGTGTGGTTCTTGTCATAAACAGGAATATGCTTTCAGCGATAATATTGCCATTTCACCCGGCGTTGAAAACAGATTGGGATTCAGAAATGCACCTTCGCTTGCCAATATTGCATGGGCGCCTGAAATGCTGATGGATGGCGGAAATCCCAGTCTGGAAACTCAGGTATACGTGCCCATTGAAACACATTTTGAAATGGATTTTAATATGGTATTGCTGGTAGAAAGATTAAGCGCCGACCAGAGTTATGTTGATGATTTTTTATCTGCATTCGGCACAACGCCTGACCCTTTTGGTGTGACCAGAGCGCTTTCTGCATTTGAAAGAACAATTATAAGTGGAAATTCAAAATTTGATCAATATTATTATCACGGAAATACTGCTGCGTTAAATGCTTCTGAAATAAATGGAATGAATTTGTTTTTTAGTCCGGGATTAAATTGCAGTAGCTGTCATACAGGTTATTTATTTACAAATTATACCTATCAGAACAATGGATATTTTTCCGATTACACTGCAGACTCCGGTCGTGCAAGAATAACTTTAATGCATCAGGATGTAGGTAAATTTAAAGTGCCTTCTTTGCGCAACATTGCGTTAACAGCACCGTATATGCATAATGGAATTGTTCCTGATTTAGAAGCAGTTATTAATAATTATATGGCTGGTGGAAGCGGACATGAAAATCAAAGTACTTTAATTCATGGATTTACTTTAACACCAACAGAAAAAACAGATTTAATTAATTTTTTGAAATCACTTACGGATGAAAATTTTATTAGTAATCCGGAATTAAGTGAATAA